A window of Auraticoccus monumenti contains these coding sequences:
- a CDS encoding histidinol-phosphate transaminase yields MGVRIRPVVGALPVYRAGRPPQAQPGLTAYKLSSNENPWPPLPGVMAAVEAAARTMNRYPDAGNSAISEGVAQRLGVGAEQIAFGTGSVAVLYQLLQAVCEPGDEVVHAWRSFEAYPIAIQLPGAVGVGVPLTATAEHDLDAMAAAITERTRAVLVCTPNNPTGPVVRHEELVRFCRQVPADVMVVVDEAYVEFVRDPDAARGLDLLAELDNVVVLRTFSKAYGLAGFRIGYSVSHAGVAAAVRAVSLPFGVSSPAQAAVLASLEAEDALLERVELLVGERGRLLTGLRDLGLEVPDAQGNFVWLPAGARTLEWARAFEAAALTVRPFAPAGDSPEELAAAGLRISVGEDDATTRVLDVAARFG; encoded by the coding sequence ATGGGCGTGCGGATCCGTCCGGTGGTGGGCGCGCTCCCGGTCTACCGCGCCGGACGCCCGCCGCAGGCCCAGCCTGGTCTGACCGCCTACAAGCTGTCCAGCAACGAGAACCCCTGGCCACCGCTGCCCGGGGTGATGGCCGCGGTCGAGGCGGCGGCGCGGACGATGAACCGCTACCCCGACGCCGGCAACTCCGCGATCAGCGAGGGCGTGGCCCAGCGGCTCGGGGTGGGCGCCGAGCAGATCGCCTTCGGCACCGGCTCGGTGGCCGTGCTCTACCAGCTGCTGCAGGCCGTCTGCGAGCCCGGCGACGAGGTGGTGCACGCCTGGCGCTCCTTCGAGGCCTACCCGATCGCGATCCAGCTGCCGGGTGCGGTGGGGGTCGGCGTGCCGCTGACCGCGACGGCCGAGCACGACCTGGACGCGATGGCGGCGGCGATCACCGAGCGCACCCGGGCGGTGCTGGTCTGCACCCCGAACAACCCCACCGGGCCGGTGGTGCGCCACGAGGAGCTGGTGCGGTTCTGCCGGCAGGTGCCCGCCGACGTCATGGTGGTGGTGGACGAGGCCTACGTGGAGTTCGTCCGCGACCCCGACGCCGCCCGCGGCCTGGACCTGCTGGCCGAGCTCGACAACGTGGTGGTGCTGCGGACGTTCTCCAAGGCCTACGGGCTGGCGGGGTTCCGGATCGGCTACTCCGTCAGCCACGCCGGGGTGGCTGCGGCGGTGCGGGCGGTGTCGCTGCCCTTCGGCGTCTCCTCCCCCGCCCAGGCGGCCGTGCTGGCCTCGCTGGAGGCCGAGGACGCGCTGCTGGAGCGGGTCGAGCTGCTGGTCGGCGAGCGGGGCCGCCTGCTGACCGGGCTGCGCGACCTCGGGCTCGAGGTCCCCGACGCCCAGGGCAACTTCGTCTGGCTGCCGGCCGGCGCGCGGACCCTGGAGTGGGCCCGCGCCTTCGAGGCCGCCGCGCTGACCGTGCGCCCGTTCGCGCCCGCCGGCGACTCCCCCGAGGAGCTGGCCGCCGCCGGGTTGCGGATCAGCGTGGGCGAGGACGACGCCACCACCCGCGTGCTGGACGTCGCCGCCCGCTTCGGCTGA
- a CDS encoding DedA family protein, which translates to MDPHTETSAPNPSPEEPKAPASMRDLVPWEGRATRGDKLLVGAVLGGLALMIATIPVRPFLLASHPVLLEFVTGSLSAVGAGAAFARIGEVPLWLVVVAGVVGTIKLDWLFWLAGRRWGGRIVSLFAPSEQARRLVTRLRGANPWVVRLATAAASLPGVPSALVFAVAGLHRMRLSTFLLFDALGASLMVGLVAGLGYGLGQHAVDVVLLVDEYALWVSLALIVGLAFWSARKSARAASAKQPPQDRGPH; encoded by the coding sequence ATGGACCCGCACACCGAGACCTCCGCCCCGAACCCCTCACCGGAGGAGCCGAAGGCCCCGGCGTCGATGCGGGACCTGGTTCCCTGGGAGGGTCGGGCCACCCGCGGGGACAAGCTGCTGGTCGGGGCGGTCCTCGGCGGGCTGGCGCTGATGATCGCCACCATCCCGGTGCGGCCGTTCCTGCTGGCCTCGCACCCCGTCCTGCTCGAGTTCGTCACCGGCAGCCTGTCCGCGGTCGGCGCCGGAGCGGCCTTCGCGCGCATCGGCGAGGTGCCGCTGTGGCTCGTGGTGGTCGCCGGTGTGGTCGGCACCATCAAGCTCGACTGGCTCTTCTGGCTGGCCGGGCGGCGCTGGGGAGGCCGGATCGTGTCCCTCTTCGCCCCCAGCGAGCAGGCCCGCCGGCTGGTCACCCGGCTCCGTGGGGCCAACCCGTGGGTGGTCCGGCTGGCCACGGCCGCCGCGTCGCTCCCGGGCGTCCCGTCGGCGCTGGTCTTCGCCGTCGCGGGTCTGCACCGGATGCGGCTGAGCACGTTCCTGCTCTTCGACGCCCTCGGCGCCTCGCTGATGGTCGGGCTGGTCGCCGGCCTGGGCTACGGCCTGGGCCAGCACGCGGTGGACGTGGTGCTGCTGGTCGACGAGTACGCGCTGTGGGTCAGCCTGGCCCTGATCGTGGGGCTGGCGTTCTGGTCGGCGCGGAAGTCCGCGCGGGCTGCGTCGGCGAAGCAGCCGCCGCAGGACCGAGGGCCTCACTAG
- the radA gene encoding DNA repair protein RadA, whose protein sequence is MARATRPAYSCTECGWTSVRWVGRCGECQTWGSVAEQGAPKLAAVQSSVPVAKAVPISSVAADAAARTLTGIGELDRVLGDGLVPGAVVLLAGEPGVGKSTLLLEVASRWAGEGRRTLYVTGEESAAQVRLRAGRTDALADELYLAAETDLGTILGHIEEVSPSLMVLDSVQTVGSAEAEGSPGGVTQVREVTAALVRVAKRRGMAVVIVGHVTKEGAIAGPRLLEHLVDVVLAFEGDRHSGFRMVRATKNRFGPADEVGCFEMSEQGIVEVTDPSGLFTSQHTDPVPGTCITVTMEGRRPLLAEIQALVAPSALQVPRRTTHGLESARVSMILAVLERRCGIRLANKDVYVSTVGGAKVGDPGADLAIALAVASAATNEPVPTGLIALGEVGLAGELRRIPSPERRVAEAARLGFTAALMPPSTQPGPAGPPARRGSGGGGLAVRHAMTLGGALAALQSAAERPDGRR, encoded by the coding sequence ATGGCCAGAGCGACGAGACCGGCGTACAGCTGCACCGAGTGCGGCTGGACGAGCGTGCGCTGGGTCGGGCGGTGCGGTGAGTGCCAGACCTGGGGCTCGGTCGCCGAGCAGGGCGCCCCGAAGCTGGCCGCGGTGCAGAGCTCGGTCCCGGTCGCCAAGGCGGTGCCGATCTCCTCGGTGGCCGCCGACGCCGCCGCGCGCACCCTGACCGGCATCGGTGAGCTGGACCGGGTGCTGGGCGACGGCCTGGTGCCGGGAGCGGTGGTGCTGCTGGCCGGCGAACCCGGGGTGGGCAAGTCGACGCTGCTGCTCGAGGTGGCCTCCCGCTGGGCCGGCGAGGGGCGGCGCACCCTCTACGTCACCGGCGAGGAGTCCGCCGCGCAGGTGCGACTGCGGGCCGGTCGCACCGACGCCCTGGCCGACGAGCTCTACCTGGCCGCGGAGACCGACCTCGGGACGATCCTCGGTCACATCGAGGAGGTGTCGCCCTCGCTGATGGTGCTGGACTCGGTGCAGACGGTCGGCAGCGCCGAGGCGGAGGGCTCCCCCGGCGGGGTGACCCAGGTCCGGGAGGTGACGGCCGCGCTGGTCCGGGTGGCCAAGCGGCGCGGCATGGCGGTGGTGATCGTCGGGCACGTCACCAAGGAGGGCGCGATCGCCGGTCCACGGCTGCTGGAGCACCTGGTCGACGTGGTGCTGGCCTTCGAGGGCGACCGGCACTCGGGCTTCCGGATGGTCCGGGCCACCAAGAACCGCTTCGGTCCCGCCGACGAGGTGGGCTGCTTCGAGATGTCCGAGCAGGGCATCGTCGAGGTGACCGACCCGTCGGGGCTCTTCACCTCCCAGCACACCGACCCGGTGCCCGGCACCTGCATCACGGTGACGATGGAGGGACGCCGGCCGCTGCTGGCCGAGATCCAGGCGCTGGTGGCCCCGTCCGCCCTGCAGGTCCCCCGGCGCACCACGCACGGGTTGGAGTCCGCGCGGGTGTCGATGATCCTCGCGGTGCTGGAGCGCCGCTGCGGCATCCGGCTGGCCAACAAGGACGTCTACGTCTCCACGGTGGGCGGGGCCAAGGTGGGTGACCCCGGGGCCGACCTGGCCATCGCCCTGGCCGTGGCCTCGGCGGCGACCAACGAGCCGGTGCCGACGGGGCTGATCGCCCTGGGCGAGGTGGGGCTGGCCGGTGAGCTGCGGCGGATCCCCTCCCCCGAGCGACGGGTGGCCGAGGCCGCCCGGCTGGGGTTCACCGCGGCGCTGATGCCGCCCTCGACCCAGCCGGGACCAGCCGGTCCGCCCGCCCGCCGCGGGAGTGGTGGTGGTGGGCTCGCGGTGCGGCACGCGATGACCCTCGGCGGGGCCCTGGCCGCGCTGCAGTCGGCTGCGGAGCGTCCCGACGGGCGGCGGTGA
- a CDS encoding LLM class flavin-dependent oxidoreductase, producing MSESVTTRGLQLGLDTFGDVTVDADGRPLSHAQVLRNTVEQGVVADRVGVDAFGVGEHHRDDYAVSAPEIVLTAIAARTERITLGTAVTVLSSDDPVRVYERFATLDAVSNGRAEITLGRGSFTESFPLFGYDLADYETLFTEKLDLFAALRSEGRVRWQGTHRPPLDAEVFPKTERGTLPVWIGVGGSPESVVRAARYGIPMALAIIGGAAERFVPYADLYRRALRELGQPELPLGVHSPGFVADTDEEARELMFPHFKANRDRIGRERGWGPTSRADFEAEVDGGAVVAGSPETVAQKIARTVRALGLNRFDLKYSNGPMPHEQLVHAIELYGTQVIPRVRELLAD from the coding sequence ATGAGCGAGTCGGTCACCACCAGGGGGCTCCAGCTCGGTCTGGACACCTTCGGCGACGTCACCGTGGACGCCGACGGGCGTCCGCTGAGCCACGCGCAGGTGCTGCGCAACACGGTCGAGCAGGGCGTGGTCGCCGACCGGGTCGGCGTCGACGCCTTCGGCGTCGGTGAGCACCACCGCGACGACTACGCGGTCTCCGCCCCCGAGATCGTCCTGACCGCGATCGCCGCGCGCACCGAGCGCATCACGCTGGGCACCGCGGTCACCGTGCTCAGCTCCGACGACCCGGTCCGCGTCTACGAGCGGTTCGCCACCCTGGACGCGGTCTCGAACGGGCGCGCCGAGATCACCCTGGGGCGCGGCTCGTTCACCGAGTCCTTCCCCCTGTTCGGCTACGACCTGGCCGACTACGAGACCCTGTTCACCGAGAAGCTCGACCTCTTCGCCGCGCTGCGCAGCGAGGGCCGGGTCCGCTGGCAGGGCACCCACCGCCCGCCCCTGGACGCCGAGGTCTTCCCCAAGACCGAGCGCGGCACGCTGCCGGTCTGGATCGGCGTCGGCGGGTCCCCGGAGTCGGTGGTCCGCGCGGCCCGGTACGGCATCCCGATGGCGCTGGCCATCATCGGCGGGGCGGCGGAGCGGTTCGTCCCCTACGCCGACCTGTACCGCCGCGCGCTGCGCGAGCTGGGTCAGCCCGAGCTGCCGCTGGGGGTGCACTCGCCCGGGTTCGTCGCCGACACCGACGAGGAGGCGCGGGAGCTGATGTTCCCCCACTTCAAGGCCAACCGGGACCGGATCGGGCGCGAGCGCGGCTGGGGTCCGACCAGCCGGGCGGACTTCGAGGCCGAGGTCGACGGCGGCGCGGTCGTCGCCGGCTCGCCGGAGACGGTCGCGCAGAAGATCGCGCGGACCGTGCGCGCGCTGGGGCTGAACCGCTTCGACCTGAAGTACAGCAACGGCCCGATGCCCCACGAGCAGCTGGTGCACGCCATCGAGCTCTACGGCACCCAGGTCATCCCGCGGGTCCGCGAGCTCCTGGCCGACTGA
- a CDS encoding VOC family protein yields the protein MHVDHLSYACGPEGLTACADRLASQLGVEALDGGFHPRFGTRNRIIPLQGPRYLEVVEVLDHPASDKAPFGQAVRARSAQGGGWLGWVIALDGERMSAFEERLGRPAVDGHRVQPDGTVLQWRQLGVKGLQSDPQLPFFVEWQSPEEVRPSALDSSVELVGLELAGNPDRVEDWLGGDPTTLMPGLPLSWAHPSGQPGLASATFDSATGQVTI from the coding sequence ATGCACGTCGACCATCTCTCCTACGCCTGCGGACCCGAGGGCCTCACCGCCTGCGCCGACCGCCTCGCCTCCCAGCTGGGCGTCGAGGCCCTGGACGGCGGGTTCCACCCACGCTTCGGCACCCGCAACCGGATCATCCCGCTGCAGGGCCCCCGTTACCTGGAGGTGGTGGAGGTGCTGGACCACCCGGCCTCGGACAAGGCCCCCTTCGGCCAGGCCGTGCGGGCTCGTTCGGCGCAGGGCGGTGGCTGGCTGGGCTGGGTGATCGCCCTGGACGGGGAGCGGATGAGCGCCTTCGAGGAGCGGCTCGGACGTCCTGCCGTGGACGGTCACCGGGTGCAGCCCGACGGCACCGTGCTGCAGTGGCGCCAGCTCGGGGTGAAGGGGCTGCAGAGCGACCCGCAGCTGCCCTTCTTCGTGGAGTGGCAGAGCCCCGAGGAGGTGCGTCCCTCGGCGCTGGACTCCTCGGTGGAGCTGGTCGGTCTCGAGCTGGCCGGGAACCCCGACCGCGTCGAGGACTGGCTGGGTGGGGACCCGACCACGCTGATGCCGGGGCTGCCGCTGAGCTGGGCCCACCCCTCGGGCCAGCCCGGTCTGGCCTCGGCCACCTTCGACAGCGCGACCGGCCAGGTCACCATCTGA